The following are from one region of the Methyloprofundus sedimenti genome:
- a CDS encoding response regulator transcription factor, which translates to MDIDKQDINIFIVDDEFVIRDSLTLLLESAGFSKVKTYDSAVTFLEKFDPDQPSCLILDVRMPYMDGLELQHVLAERCAAMPIIFISGHADIPVSSQAFRAGAVDFLEKPFDNELLLERINEVIDKLLLNWSEKQEKKQILKHYANLSEREQEVFMLIVHNHSTKDVAKKLDISHRTVDAHRAHIMDKMQADSLNTLIMMAVKGSLI; encoded by the coding sequence ATGGACATTGATAAACAGGACATTAACATTTTTATCGTGGATGATGAGTTTGTTATTCGTGACTCATTAACTCTGTTACTGGAGTCAGCGGGATTTAGTAAAGTTAAAACCTATGATTCAGCAGTGACATTTTTAGAAAAATTTGATCCTGATCAGCCGTCATGCCTGATTCTTGATGTGCGAATGCCTTATATGGACGGGCTCGAACTCCAGCATGTGCTTGCGGAAAGATGCGCTGCAATGCCTATTATCTTTATCAGCGGTCATGCGGATATTCCGGTTTCTTCGCAAGCGTTTAGAGCTGGCGCTGTGGATTTTTTAGAAAAGCCGTTTGATAATGAGCTTTTATTGGAACGCATAAATGAAGTAATTGATAAATTGCTGCTTAACTGGTCTGAAAAACAAGAAAAAAAACAGATACTCAAACATTATGCAAATTTATCGGAGCGTGAACAGGAGGTTTTTATGCTCATTGTGCATAATCATTCAACTAAAGACGTCGCTAAAAAACTGGATATTAGTCATCGGACGGTTGATGCGCATCGCGCGCATATTATGGATAAAATGCAGGCAGACAGTCTTAATACACTGATCATGATGGCGGTGAAAGGCAGTTTAATTTAA
- a CDS encoding PAS domain-containing sensor histidine kinase produces the protein MSIKNTNDNVHQQLRQKKEIHLGKTRTDIAKLTPEEIQKLAHEFQVYQVALEMQNEELRETQIQLRASRDRYQTLFEYAPIGFLTLDRDSNISNANQKACVLLEYSKTDLLGAKFAKYLNSEDQGRFYLFFQQLLKSVANKSFEISVMQANGYSIPVLCQGYYHEMSDTAEKICFITLLDISEQKHIEKQINELNKKLNQKVSDQHTELQMKNQKLLANIAQMKDSKNKLIEGKARLKSVFNAAVESIITINERGIIISINNAVTNIFGYQASELIGHNVGKLMPSPYKEQHNNYIQNYLVSRQAKIIGSIRQLEARRKDGSIFPIDLSISEYQIAQKTYFTGIIRDVSERKRKDLLDKQHLNELAHVTRMGLMGEMASGIAHEVNQPLTAIATYSQVCLRMLKSDKLDLIKLQETLQKTETQALRAGQVLARMREFISTNTVHRSTIDINHLIHDAMSLLADDFRHSSIQSTLDLADSLPCLSVDEVQIEQVILNLIKNSIDALALLPRKTKRRISIQTYLLVSSEIEVRIKDNGAGMDNEEQALLFTPFFTTKTSGMGMGLSISQSLIRAHGGMLRFRSSKGKGSTFYFTLPILEDKNGH, from the coding sequence ATGAGTATTAAGAATACTAATGATAATGTACATCAGCAGCTGCGCCAAAAAAAGGAAATACACCTGGGGAAAACGCGCACTGATATCGCTAAATTGACTCCGGAAGAGATACAAAAACTGGCGCACGAGTTCCAGGTTTATCAAGTGGCACTGGAAATGCAGAATGAGGAACTGCGTGAGACTCAAATACAACTGCGCGCCTCTCGAGACCGCTACCAAACACTGTTTGAATATGCGCCTATAGGTTTTCTTACACTGGACAGGGACAGCAATATTAGCAACGCCAACCAGAAGGCTTGTGTACTGTTAGAGTATTCCAAAACCGATTTACTAGGCGCAAAATTCGCTAAATATTTAAATAGTGAAGATCAGGGCCGCTTTTATTTATTTTTCCAGCAGTTGCTAAAGTCGGTAGCTAACAAGTCTTTTGAGATTAGTGTCATGCAAGCAAATGGGTACTCCATTCCTGTGCTGTGCCAGGGTTATTACCATGAGATGAGTGATACAGCAGAAAAAATATGTTTCATCACGCTACTAGACATTAGCGAGCAAAAACACATAGAAAAGCAAATCAATGAGCTTAATAAAAAGTTAAATCAAAAAGTCAGTGATCAACATACTGAGCTTCAAATGAAGAATCAAAAATTGCTAGCAAATATTGCTCAAATGAAGGACTCTAAAAACAAACTGATAGAGGGCAAAGCCAGGCTAAAATCTGTGTTTAATGCGGCGGTGGAGAGTATAATCACGATTAATGAACGAGGCATTATAATATCCATCAATAATGCTGTGACAAACATTTTTGGCTATCAAGCTAGTGAGCTTATTGGTCATAATGTGGGCAAACTGATGCCCTCACCCTATAAAGAACAGCATAATAATTATATACAAAATTATTTAGTCAGTCGTCAAGCCAAGATTATTGGTTCGATCCGGCAACTTGAAGCGCGGCGCAAGGATGGCTCGATATTTCCCATAGATCTGTCTATTTCTGAATATCAAATAGCTCAGAAAACTTATTTTACTGGCATTATCAGAGATGTCAGTGAGAGGAAGCGCAAAGACTTGCTGGATAAACAGCATTTAAATGAACTTGCTCATGTCACTCGAATGGGACTAATGGGGGAAATGGCTTCGGGTATTGCTCATGAAGTGAACCAGCCATTGACTGCAATAGCGACTTATAGCCAGGTCTGTTTGCGCATGTTAAAAAGCGATAAGCTTGACCTGATAAAGCTGCAAGAGACGCTACAGAAAACTGAAACACAAGCACTTAGAGCCGGACAGGTTCTTGCCCGTATGCGAGAGTTTATTTCTACAAATACTGTCCATCGATCAACTATTGACATCAATCATTTGATTCACGATGCCATGAGTTTATTAGCAGATGACTTTCGACACTCTTCCATACAAAGCACACTTGATCTTGCTGACTCCCTGCCTTGTTTATCAGTTGACGAAGTACAAATAGAGCAGGTTATATTGAACCTGATAAAAAACAGTATTGATGCATTAGCTCTACTACCAAGAAAGACAAAACGTCGGATCAGTATACAAACGTATTTATTAGTAAGCAGTGAAATTGAGGTTAGAATAAAGGATAACGGTGCAGGTATGGACAATGAAGAGCAGGCACTTCTGTTTACGCCTTTTTTTACCACTAAAACATCAGGCATGGGTATGGGGCTATCAATCAGTCAATCTTTGATAAGGGCGCACGGCGGCATGTTGCGATTCAGAAGTAGTAAAGGCAAAGGTTCCACTTTTTATTTTACGTTGCCTATTTTAGAGGATAAAAATGGACATTGA
- a CDS encoding PAS domain-containing protein encodes MNINKLKFAEQSAADAGLTRAIVETVRHPLLVLDENLHILLANPAFFKLFKLNKQETESQSLLSICDGARNTAEIQQQLKTILQDKSKFEELHISLEFPGIGLKPLILNSRILKPAIVKSVHILLAIEDVTHISRCND; translated from the coding sequence ATTAATATCAATAAACTGAAATTTGCCGAGCAGTCCGCGGCCGATGCGGGCCTTACTCGAGCTATTGTAGAAACGGTACGTCATCCTTTATTAGTACTGGATGAGAATTTACATATTTTACTGGCTAATCCGGCGTTTTTTAAGCTGTTTAAACTGAATAAACAAGAAACTGAAAGTCAATCCTTACTCAGTATATGTGATGGCGCAAGGAATACAGCTGAAATTCAACAGCAACTAAAAACAATTTTACAGGATAAGAGTAAGTTTGAAGAATTGCATATTAGCCTTGAATTTCCTGGTATTGGCTTGAAGCCGCTGATATTAAATAGCCGTATTTTAAAACCAGCTATTGTAAAATCGGTGCATATTCTGTTGGCGATTGAGGATGTAACCCATATAAGTCGCTGCAATGACTAA
- a CDS encoding PAS domain-containing protein yields the protein MITVNDELHNKVEEYAQSSDDMQNLLNSTDIASIFLDNDLRIKRFTKQAQNIISLIDTDIGRPLPDQASNLSYPHLIDDAKNVLETLVFKDKEVQAVNGDWYLLRILPYRTAENLIDGLAI from the coding sequence TTGATTACCGTTAATGATGAGTTGCATAATAAAGTGGAAGAATATGCGCAATCCAGTGATGACATGCAAAACCTGCTCAATAGCACCGATATTGCCAGTATATTTCTGGATAATGATTTAAGAATCAAACGTTTTACCAAACAGGCACAAAATATTATCAGTTTAATTGATACTGATATCGGCCGGCCGCTTCCCGATCAGGCATCAAATTTATCATATCCACATTTAATTGACGATGCCAAAAATGTATTGGAAACCCTGGTTTTTAAAGACAAGGAAGTGCAGGCAGTCAACGGTGACTGGTATTTATTGCGTATTTTGCCCTATCGTACAGCAGAAAATTTGATTGATGGTTTAGCTATCTGA
- a CDS encoding coiled-coil domain-containing protein translates to MGLFLLSFHPSLSPNRDTDIKPKQHVHVHNSDGREELEQELLFTKESLRATIEELETFNEELCSTNEELQSTNEKLQSSNEELETSKKEM, encoded by the coding sequence ATGGGGCTTTTTTTACTCAGTTTTCACCCAAGCTTAAGCCCAAACAGAGACACAGACATAAAACCTAAGCAGCATGTACATGTCCATAACAGCGATGGAAGAGAAGAGTTAGAACAAGAGCTGCTATTTACCAAAGAATCGCTACGCGCAACCATTGAAGAGTTAGAGACTTTTAATGAGGAACTTTGCTCAACTAACGAAGAGTTGCAGTCAACCAATGAAAAATTGCAAAGTTCTAACGAAGAGCTGGAAACCTCAAAAAAGGAAATGTAA
- a CDS encoding chemotaxis protein CheB, with product MLSGTGTDGTLSLTSIKGESGMSMMQEPKLAKFYGMPSSAITMGDVDFILSPEKMGNQLLHYTQSPFLLAMDPVVIEDAVSLEPASGGQPNWNVIEMAREGLRMPLVAGLRKAVKQDNTEIISEKVRVRTNGDFELIDVKLIKID from the coding sequence ATTTTATCCGGCACAGGCACCGATGGGACTTTAAGTCTTACATCCATTAAGGGCGAATCGGGCATGAGTATGATGCAGGAGCCTAAACTGGCTAAATTTTATGGTATGCCGAGTAGTGCTATCACCATGGGGGATGTGGATTTCATATTGTCGCCAGAAAAAATGGGCAATCAGTTATTACACTATACGCAAAGCCCTTTTTTGTTAGCGATGGATCCTGTCGTCATCGAGGACGCGGTTAGCCTTGAGCCTGCATCCGGTGGACAGCCGAATTGGAATGTCATTGAAATGGCCAGGGAAGGTTTGCGTATGCCTTTAGTCGCTGGCTTGCGTAAAGCGGTAAAGCAGGATAATACCGAAATTATCAGCGAGAAAGTCAGAGTAAGGACTAACGGCGACTTTGAGCTAATTGATGTCAAGCTGATAAAAATTGACTAA
- a CDS encoding DUF2934 domain-containing protein, with the protein MPSNKKENNLKAEHNIAPEYISDEDYYDMIAKCAYYKAEQRDFVGGNEIEDWYAAEQEVNKQNFYRFLT; encoded by the coding sequence ATGCCTTCTAACAAAAAAGAAAACAACCTAAAAGCGGAACATAACATAGCTCCTGAATATATATCTGACGAAGATTATTATGACATGATTGCTAAATGCGCCTATTACAAAGCTGAACAACGAGATTTTGTCGGTGGTAATGAAATAGAAGACTGGTATGCCGCAGAGCAGGAAGTTAATAAGCAAAACTTTTATCGGTTTCTAACTTAA
- a CDS encoding Hsp20/alpha crystallin family protein → MSDKKEISKKSTDVTPHSSIGGLFSFNEFDDFFDTFLTRRWPRVLDWNAPMEAFEKSFPKVDIIDHDKEIEVQAALPGVKKEDLDISIHNQLLTIKASHKTETEEKKDEGKYFRREISRGEFQRTVALPDSVDNENVSASFNDGILTVTIPKCEKSKCKNIEVK, encoded by the coding sequence ATGAGTGATAAAAAAGAAATATCGAAAAAAAGTACCGATGTAACCCCGCATTCATCTATAGGTGGATTATTTTCATTTAATGAATTTGATGATTTTTTTGACACCTTTCTAACCCGTAGATGGCCACGTGTACTGGATTGGAATGCACCGATGGAAGCCTTTGAAAAAAGCTTTCCCAAAGTAGACATTATTGATCATGATAAAGAAATAGAAGTTCAAGCTGCTTTGCCTGGAGTTAAGAAGGAAGACCTGGATATTTCGATTCATAATCAGCTGCTGACGATTAAAGCGAGTCACAAAACTGAAACTGAGGAAAAAAAGGATGAAGGTAAGTATTTTCGTCGTGAAATAAGCCGTGGAGAATTTCAGCGCACCGTGGCATTACCGGATAGCGTTGATAATGAAAATGTTTCAGCAAGCTTCAACGACGGGATATTAACAGTAACCATACCCAAATGCGAAAAGAGCAAGTGCAAAAATATTGAGGTCAAATAA
- the rpoS gene encoding RNA polymerase sigma factor RpoS → MKTEELMNTTNINISQSLDIYIADAIIEADNDCRVDGEALVDPIPEIQEKKDHDFDATKFYLHELSRSTLLTAEQEKFYGTKVLQGDQQARKIMIESNLRLVVKISRRYLNRGLPLLDLIEEGNLGLIHAVEKFDPELGFRFSTYAIWWIRQAIERAVMNQARTIRLPINVLKKMNVFLKARRHLLQKLETEPSAEDIAAYLDKPVKLVQKMLKLNERVTSIDAPSSFDSERMLVDSIADDEAVTLLDQIHNEEIKDNINIWLSKLPKKQAEVICRRYGLCGYEHATLDVVACELGVTRERVRQIQLDALKKLKKIIKVNGYSLESILQ, encoded by the coding sequence ATGAAGACTGAAGAATTAATGAATACTACAAACATTAATATATCTCAAAGTTTAGATATCTATATTGCGGATGCTATTATTGAGGCTGATAATGATTGTAGAGTGGATGGTGAGGCACTTGTAGATCCTATACCAGAGATACAAGAGAAAAAAGATCATGACTTCGATGCAACTAAATTTTATCTTCATGAATTGAGTCGTTCGACTTTGTTAACGGCTGAGCAAGAAAAATTCTACGGGACAAAAGTTCTGCAGGGCGATCAGCAAGCACGTAAGATTATGATTGAAAGTAACTTACGTCTAGTGGTGAAAATATCGCGCAGATACCTAAACCGAGGCTTACCTTTGCTGGATTTGATTGAAGAAGGAAATCTGGGGTTAATTCACGCAGTTGAAAAATTTGATCCTGAACTCGGTTTTCGTTTCTCTACATATGCTATCTGGTGGATACGACAAGCTATTGAGCGTGCGGTGATGAACCAGGCACGTACCATTAGGCTGCCCATTAATGTGCTTAAGAAAATGAATGTATTTTTAAAGGCTCGGCGCCATTTATTACAGAAATTGGAGACAGAGCCAAGTGCTGAAGATATTGCGGCCTACTTGGACAAGCCGGTTAAGCTCGTGCAGAAAATGCTTAAATTAAATGAACGCGTCACTTCAATCGATGCGCCTAGTTCTTTTGATTCAGAAAGAATGCTGGTTGATTCTATTGCAGATGATGAGGCCGTTACTTTACTGGATCAGATTCATAATGAGGAAATTAAAGATAATATTAATATCTGGTTATCAAAGTTACCAAAAAAGCAAGCTGAAGTCATTTGTCGTCGTTATGGCTTGTGTGGCTATGAACATGCTACGCTTGACGTCGTTGCCTGTGAATTAGGTGTCACACGTGAGCGGGTGCGTCAAATACAACTGGATGCTTTAAAAAAACTAAAAAAAATTATTAAAGTGAATGGTTACTCGCTGGAATCTATTTTGCAGTAA
- a CDS encoding Hsp20/alpha crystallin family protein, whose translation MEGFEKSVPKVDVIDHDKEIEVQAALPGVKKEDLEISIDIQLLTIKASHKTEKEEKKDEGKYFRREISRGEFQRAVALPDGVDNENVSASFNDGILTVPIPKKRKEQVQEY comes from the coding sequence ATGGAAGGCTTTGAAAAAAGCGTGCCAAAAGTAGACGTTATTGATCACGACAAGGAAATAGAGGTTCAAGCTGCATTGCCCGGGGTTAAGAAAGAAGACCTGGAAATTTCGATTGATATTCAGTTGCTGACGATTAAAGCGAGTCACAAAACTGAAAAAGAGGAAAAAAAGGATGAAGGTAAATATTTTCGTCGGGAAATAAGCCGTGGAGAATTTCAGCGCGCCGTGGCATTACCGGACGGTGTTGATAATGAAAATGTTTCAGCAAGCTTCAACGACGGAATATTAACGGTACCCATACCCAAAAAGCGAAAAGAGCAAGTGCAAGAATATTGA
- a CDS encoding IS1595 family transposase, which translates to MKAPEFLEFISEINQLDHHQRTVLTKALDQLEDEPKVFDLIETIFDSKGKCPHCSHTESHRHGIKDGLQRYRCKACKKTFNALTGTPLAHLRLKSKWLDYLGAIAESLTVRQAAKEINVHRNTTFRWRHRFLSWIQQDRPSALHGITEADETYLLESHKGERHLNRQPRKRGGCATKRGISDEQICILIARDRSKQTVDFVTGNGPISKIVLDTHLKPILDQDALLVSDGNPTYGAFCKAEKVSHEIVNMSQGQRVTKGAYHIQNVNAYHHRFKSWLDRFHGVATKYLPNYLAWCRIMDRNHNLTPEQLLHSALGDFQYLTVT; encoded by the coding sequence ATGAAAGCCCCAGAGTTTTTAGAGTTCATTTCCGAAATAAATCAACTTGACCACCATCAACGCACTGTTCTAACGAAAGCACTGGATCAACTAGAGGACGAACCTAAGGTTTTTGATTTAATTGAAACAATATTTGATAGCAAAGGTAAATGCCCTCATTGCTCCCATACCGAAAGCCACAGGCATGGAATAAAAGATGGCCTTCAGCGCTACCGCTGTAAAGCCTGCAAAAAGACATTTAATGCTTTGACAGGAACGCCTCTTGCTCATCTACGCCTCAAGTCAAAGTGGCTTGATTACTTAGGAGCTATCGCAGAATCATTGACTGTCCGGCAGGCAGCTAAAGAAATTAATGTGCATCGAAATACAACCTTTCGATGGCGGCACCGTTTTTTAAGCTGGATTCAGCAGGATCGTCCCAGTGCTCTTCATGGCATTACAGAAGCTGATGAAACCTACTTACTTGAGTCACATAAAGGAGAACGCCATCTCAATCGTCAACCAAGGAAACGAGGGGGCTGTGCGACTAAGCGAGGGATTTCTGATGAGCAAATTTGCATTTTAATTGCTCGTGATCGCTCAAAACAAACCGTAGATTTTGTGACAGGTAATGGCCCAATAAGCAAAATTGTTCTTGATACGCATTTAAAGCCAATACTAGACCAGGATGCCCTCCTTGTGAGTGATGGCAATCCAACTTATGGTGCATTTTGTAAAGCTGAAAAAGTATCTCATGAAATCGTTAACATGAGTCAAGGGCAGCGGGTGACTAAAGGGGCCTATCATATACAAAATGTCAATGCATACCACCACCGTTTTAAATCATGGCTAGACCGCTTTCATGGTGTAGCCACCAAGTATTTACCTAATTATTTGGCTTGGTGCAGAATTATGGATCGGAACCACAATCTAACCCCTGAGCAATTGTTACATTCTGCTCTTGGTGATTTTCAATACTTAACGGTGACATAG